GACGCTTGGACTCCCAATAGCATGCGTTTTAAAACGCTTGAACTTCTAAGCGCAGGCAAAAAAGGCCGAAAATGGTGCGAGAACTATTTTATAGACGAAAATATCCATAAATTAAATACTGGCAGTTCATTGGATACGGTAATTATGGCAATCTGTCAaaggcaaaagaaaagaaaaaaacttCACCCAAACAAAAATGTTTTTCCAGACAAATTGGAAACCTGTTCGTTGGGGGAAAACCAGAAAAATTCAAGTTTATCCTGCaatggcaacagcaacaaagtGTAAATCAGGCGGGTCTCCAAAATGAATGTACTCCAAAAAAAATTACATAAAATGTGCAGACAGGAAAAATCACAAAATcccaagtggaaaaactgatGGAAAAGCACGACGCGTGCCGCAAATTAAAGGCGTGCACTATCCTAATTTTGAATAGTGTATCTTTTGGATGTATTGATGGTTGGAGTGGGGTTGGGGGAATGTGGCAATGGGGGACACAGCAATCAACTGAATTCCAATGTTAATTAAGGTGCAACCTTTTGTCCACAAAATCAAACCGAAACTAATGGCAATTTGCACTCAGAAACCGAACACACAAAGCAGCCAATCAGTGTGGGAAATTCATTTCCCTAAGATACACAAATTTATGCTAATTATCAATAATTATTGATTAAAATTATACAGAGATATCCGAATGGTGAGCGACATTGATGAAATGTGGGGCTGACTGACATCCAGTAGAAAATCCATCTGCAGACCTGTGGATCTGTGGGTTTGGTCCGGCGTTATGCAATGCTCTTGCTCCATGCTTTTGTTTCTTCCGTGGCCTAGACGGTGGCGGTGTCGGTGGCGGCGGCGCTTCTTTTTGGCTTTCAAATCGAAAttcgaaatatttttgttgttaaGGAAAACAACGCCGAAATCATTAACAGTTAACAGACTTGGCCGAGAGACGCCGCCAATCACACGCCGAGAGAGTGAGGCAGAAGGCAGAGACCACAGAAACCAGTTTAGGACAACACCAAAACGCATGCGTCTCTCATGGAATTGGGTCAGCAAGTACCGGGGCCCAAGCCGAACCGAACCAAACCGAACCGACAAAAATACCAAAGCCAAGAGGCAAAAGAGCCAAAagttccagcagcagcaccaaacGATCAAAAGACAAGCCATTGCAGGTGTAGGGACAGGTTGAATGAAAGTCAACCCAAGCCAAAAGCctaaagccaaagccaaaaccaaagccaaagccaaaagccGCTTAGGCATGCCCAAAAACCAATTTCGTTTTCGATTCCCTTCAACCACAGCTGAAAATCCAATTAAACCATAATCGTAATCGTAATCGTACACCCAATGCATTTAATGCACAATTATACCATTTTCCATTCATTTTGCATATGCATATGAAATTTATTCAGAACTTTTCATTAGAAATTCGGGGTTTCGtttctttttcgttgttggttttttttggtcagggtttcggttttggttttggggCCGCAAGTGAAAGTGTTTTGTTGTTTGCAGAAATGAAGACAAAGATTTACGATACGGCAGATGTATCTTTTAGCATATTCGGCTACTTTTATACGTGAGAGCTTCTGCCACATATTTCTGCTCAAATTAATGGCTTTCACACAAGTGAAACATTACAAGTGATAAATTGTGAATGAATGAGGGGAATACACTGTGGGACTTATAAGCCACAAATGTAGTTGGTTCTGTAAGCTCTTAAATGATCAAAAATTTCGGAGATCTTTAACTAAATATTGTATGGCCTAAGACTAAATTCCCCTTTAGTATAATTTCAATCAAAAATACCACATGGctcaagtcaaacgttttcgTGCCCATAACAAGAAATTtctaaaaaacaaaaatatttcaatgaAAACAGGTCGCGCTTTTGGTTTCACTTTCACAAGACCAAACCCTCAAAAGCAttcaaattaaataaaaataaaaaccacgAGAGAAGAATCGACGGAAATCAATCAAATCAAAGCGGGATTCCATCTAGAGGGAAGTATCTGGCATCTAATTGAAAAGTCGCTACCTTGAGAGAGTATCAACCCATCAAATTCACACGCTGGCGTTAAAACTCGAGTcagagtccgagtccgagtccaaATCCACAGGTTGACTTCATCTCACGCATTCGCAATGAAAGTGAAAAGTTGATACCGAAGGCGGAAGAAGGGGCATAGCGTTTTGGAAACTAATTCGAGTCAAAAGATATACCAGTCAACGATAACGAATACTAAAACCTGGCCAATAAGTTGCTTGCCAAATTCGTGTGGGGCATAGATAAAGACGCAAGACAATACCCAgacaggggcagaggcagagagtgaggagtgtggagtggagtgcgGCAGAGAGCAGAGCTCTCTTTGCTTTTGGCCAAATGAAATGAAGAAGAAAGTCAAAGAAACGGTTAAAAGTGAATTTCTTCTATGGCTGTTAGCTGTtagctgtttctgttgctgttggccgTTGCTTCTGCCATTGCAGACTATTATTAGTTggcgtttttttgttttttcgttttttttggccaaaagcGTCTCTTGGCCAAGCGTCTGTGttggctctgctgctgctgctgcgctgcgACGTGCGCTTTCTATTTGCgttttgtttattgtttaccTATGATAGATGAACGTATCAGTTTCCagctgtatctgtgtgtatctgtgtctctctctttgtgcctgtgtgtgtgtgtgtggggctgTGTGTTGGGCATAAAACCAATTTGGCGTTGAATGAATTTTTATTTGAAACACAAAAACCAACGTCAACTGCAtacaaaattattatttaCTTTTTCCTCAATTTTTGTCTATCTTTTATATTCGAAAGCACCCCAGACAGCACCCTAATGAAACGCACACGTCTTTTATTTAATATAcaataataaacaataatataattaattCTTGGCTTTATTCCGGGGCGATCTAGAGACCCGCTAACCCCCGGAGCAGGGCCGTACTCAGCTGCCGAGtgtcaaaaaaaaaagatcaACCATTAAAAGTGGGGTTTAATGAGCACTTAACCCTTTAACACATTATCACCTTTTGAAAACTATCCTGCACACGGCAAATATTTATGCCAGGGCCTTGAAATGTGGCCACAGATATTCCGCACATGGATAACCATTGCATTATGGCCAATGCCTACAGAAGGCCTACAATACTGCACAGAAAAATAGTTATTGCATTCGCAATGCTAAAGCAATTTAATCAAAGCCTTGTCAGGGAAGGGGGGGGCTCCTTCGCTTGAGGAGGGGAGGagaaatacatacataaatggcGTGCCATAAAACTATATAAACTCTAAagaaaaatactaaaaacCAGTGGAAAACTGATGCACTAATTGTGGTTCGAGCCATAGTCAAGGCGGGCATGTAAGCAATTAATCTCAAGGTGAATGGATTAACTACCATTAACAATTCGAACATTCAATAACAATGGTCTGGAATGCCTCTAGTTACACATATAATGGCAGACAAGAGGCTATACAATACGATGTTCCAAGCATAAAACATTCATATGGGAAAAAGAAAAGTAAACAATAATGAAATGATAGCTATAGTAATTTTCTATCGTAATTCCGATTAGAGTATTCCTGAGTCTCCCTTCCCAATCGATTGCTGCTAAGATAACACAAATTTCACAGAGTacttttctgttgttgtttccAGCTTTCCCCCTGTTGCGGAGTGATGCAATttcaaacaaaacaaattaaatattGAGCGTTCCTATCAGCAATCGTTCTCCCAATTGATAAGCAAACACAAATCCAGATGTTAAACACGAAAAATGGGGGAACAGCAGTGTGGTTCCACTTCAGATTTCTGCGCAGGTCAGAGTTTCCGTACAGTTTCAGAAGCATTGCGTCTAATCAGCTGTTTCCCGCCCATAAAATAAGGCGCGAAAAGTCAACAAGCAGTGCCCATAAATATTGATAAATGGTAGCAATAAACAGAAATATTTCTATGTAACTAACGAAAATGACATAACAAGAAAATGTGCAAGGAAGAAAAACATGAGACaagagacagagacggagacTTGTCAAcggtataaaaaaaattaatgacAAACGGGCAGTCAGACTAGAAAGAGACATAATTAGGGGTAAAGAAAGAGGAGACAAGCAGCCGAGAGAGAGATACTCGTAGATAGACGGAGTAGGAGACTTCACCTTGCAAAAATGCAAGGAAAAAACACAGAAACAGGCGTTTCGTTAAAAAGGCAAAAACAAGAAGAAAATATGGTTTCAATGAGCGAAGATTTTGATACTCTAGCATCTGAGATGGACCCTATTGAAATATCTGTTGAAGTATCTCTCAAAGTGTTGCTTTTCAAACCGAAGGTGATTTATCACTGAATCTGTTAACAGACAGAGAATGCTCCATAAATATGATCTAACGTAGGCACTTCTTCTTCGTTTATAGACGCCACGTAATACCTCTTGTAAGGGTATCAAAAGTGTAAgcaaaataataaataaatgcgGCAGCTTccgccaacaacaacagcgagaCAGTGGGCGCGCTACTGCCACAAGTTGTTGTTGGAATTTGTTGGGGCTGTCTTCGGCCTTTGGTTTTTTTCACGCTACTTGCACAAAAGCAATGGCCAACAATTTCACTTTCATTTTCTTTTTGGCTTTTGCAGCGCGAAATGAAAAGCGGACAAAGACAAGGCATGCCAcaagctgcagcagcagcagtggcagcagcaacaggcagcaggcagcaggcaaaaGCCAAAGTCACGCAGACGCATTAGCGGACTCGTGGCGCATGCGCAAAAAGGCATCGCCTCCACGGCATCGACTTGAGAGCGCGCGCGCGCTGCCAATGCACTTTTGGCCAACGCCTGCTTAACGGGTTGTGGCCTGGCTTGGCCACAGACCCCGCTATCCGATCCGATGTCCGGATCCGATTCGAGCCAAACATTGAACTCACCAGCAAATCGAGATAATCCTTGCCCAGGTTGAAGCTTAATCCATGAAAGCGACGCACCAATTGGTATTGTTGTGTGTTTGCGATGGGCAGCAGCTGGGAtcccgaacccgaacccgaacccgaactGGAGACCGCCGTGGCATATCCTGAATGTCGTCCAAAGAGTTGGCACAGGAATTTGTGCGTTTGCTGGCGACGCGAACCGCACACGACGCGACCGGAAGTGCTCATGCAGGCCATTTTGTTGTATttaatttttggttttttcttttataTATTTCGTTTTGTTTGGTTAAAGAGGAAGTGCAGGTGCAAGAAACGAtcgagacacacacacaaaaacacacagaaattAGGAGGATGTGCAGCTCATTGATTATTTGAGGGCATTCTTCCTTTGGTTTTTATTCTGGttctggtttattttatttttatttttttgggtACTCGCAGGATATTTGCGATGATCGATTCACACTCACGCCCGAAACAAGCGGTCGGTCGACTGTCAGTTACACTTCTTCAAACGCTAGATCTACGGCGGAACGAGGCAAAGGTTTTTATATGAGGCGGCAGCGAAGCGCGTTTGGCTTGCGTCTGGCTCCAGCAGCTCCAGCAAAGTGGAGCTTTAGTGGCTTTGGAGCCACCCGAGAGCTGGCTTGAGCGCCTGCGCGCCAACTGTGGTGAAAGAGTCGTTCGTCTTCGTGGTGGAATTCGGGCTTTCGGGCTTAGTCCGATCGCAAGCCAGCCAAGACACGATCTGCATTCGGCTTGAACTTGAGCGTTCAGCGTTTAGGCGGATGCAAGCACACGACAATTGCACATCCGCCGTGCAGTTTTAGAGCAACTGTATGGACGCAATCGTGGGAACTTTGCGGCTCTCCTGACCTGACCCGTGCCAAAGGTTTATTCGCTGGGTGATGATAAGGGCCGCCTAGCACGCGGCCATTATTTCACACTAAGACTGGGCGTAATCATCATTGTCCACACGTAGGTTGAAAGCAGATGTCACATGCAGTACGAGTGTCGCGGTCTGTTatagttttatttaatttaaccTTTTCACTACTCTATTTTGACGTAACAGTGGCCAGCTGTTGGCCAGGGATGCAGCAACGTGCGAAATGTCGTAGCGCAAGCGGGCAAGAACGTAAGACGCTAACGTAGCACGAGGTATATTTTTCGATAGGGCCGGCCGAACAGCTGTTTGAACAGAAAAGAGTAGAAAAAGAGTTcattaattggataaaattatgtgagCAGGGCTGAGAGTTATAGATAGCTAgaaatattccacggaatatcaaaatcgagtaATATAGGACATGAATTCATCagtttttaaaatgagacggtatattttggtatatttctgagggtcggacggtatactttaacgataaatccgcggtcacactggtgCCTATCCGTTTATGTAAATCCaacaatttttaaaaaatGTCGAAAAACTTGATTTTATCACTTACAAACTTTGTTAGAAGTTTGGAGCGTCTTTTCCTGCCATATGGCGGACATCCACCAGGTGAGTGGCAGCCGAAGTGCGGCGAAACAAAGCTAAATATTGCTCCAATTCCCAGCGCTGGCCCTGGCCGGCTTCCAGCACGAACatagcagcaccagcagcaacaaaagagCACACGAATTCAGTCTGAAGGAGCTGATTGGCGATGGAATGCTCTGGGCCGTGCCCAAGCACAGGCGTTCCGTGGAGAAGCGTCTGAACCGCAAATTCGGCTATCCTGAGTACGTGTGGAAGCCGCTCAAAGTGAAGCGAAACATCCGCTCGTGCCAGACATGCGGGCATGACCATGAATTGGGTGTGCTGTGTCGTAAGTTGCAAGGAAAATCTAAGGGGATTCCTATTAATTAAGTATATTCCAACAGCCTTCTGCTACAACAAGGTGCTGAAGGAAACGGAGCAGATGCAGGCGAAAATCCAAGAGAAGCTCGGTCTGGATCCCGTCGACAAGGAGGTTATTGTGCTGTACGAGGGAGAGAAGGCCGAACAGACTGCCGAGCAACTGCAGGGCAAACGAATTGTGGAAATGAAAAAGCCACGTCCCATGTGGTTCACAAAAAATCTACTACAGAAATCCACACAGCAGCAGTCGGAAGCCAAGGAGGTTAAACCCTCCGATCTGGCATAGATATTAGGTCAAATTGTGCATTAAAACCTACTTTGTTATCAACAGGCAACTTGTTTATTGTGTGTAAATTGCAACGATCTCGCTTGCCGCAGAAATCCATTGCTGAAATCCTGGGCACTCATTGGTTTGCGTCCTTCCACGCGCACCTGCAGCACTTCCAGCTGTGTGCCCTGGGCACAACCTATCAGGAGGGACTTCCTCGAGCGTTGGTAGCTGAAATGGCCTGGTTCCTGCACCGTCAGGTGCTTCTCAGGCAACCGGAGCTCCAGGAGTTGTATTTGCTTATCCAGAAAGCTTGTTGTAAGATTTTTGTAGCCATACAGAGCTCGATGCCTGGCATACAGCTCGTCGGCGCTTAGTTCTGTCCACAGGATCTCTGTAATTTTGGATGTGATCTTTGGAGCTGCGCAAAAATAAAGATCATATCGGATTCTCGAGTTTATGATAAAAGGTATAAAACGTACCATAGCTGGCAGTCGCATTATCCTGTGGCTTGGCATTTTTAAGCCTGTCGGATAAATTGTTTACAGTATCGACCAGCAAATCGGCTCCCAAAAGAGACAAGGAGGCATGCAGCTCTGGCATGTAGATGTCCCTTCGAATAGGCACTTCACGCTGAGCCAGCACCTAAAAAGAGTTACTGTATATTGTCCACAGAAGTTCCTCTTATCTTTATGCAATCACTTACAGCaccaatatcaaaatgatgtGGCTCAATTTTCATAATTGATACTCCTGTTCTCGCATCGCCCTTCATAATTGCATAGATGATGGGTGCAGCTCCTCTCCAGAGAGGCAGCAGACTGGCATGCACGTTGATCATTCCCCGGGGAAAGGCATTAATAATCTGAGCTGGAATCATGTGACCAAAAGATACCACAACGCCCAGGTCGTAGTCCGTGCATTGGTCCTCTGTAATAGGCCACCGTTGCAAGGGGAGTTTCTCCCGCTCTGCATAGGTTCTCACACAGTTGGCGGGACTCTTGAAGGATGTAACCACGCCCAAGTTGTGACTACGAAGTATCAAAGTATTAGAGTTTATTCAGATTTTCTTTTACAAACGCTTAAAAACCTGCAATTTTTGTGAAGGGCCTGAAGACTGGGCAGTGAAAAGTTGTCGGTACCGAAAAACAGTATTCTGGAAGGTTCGCGGGTTGAAATAGAACGTGTAATTTTGAGACACACACTTTGAAACGCTTTTCTCTTGTATTTATAAAAGTTATTAACTAATATCCGCCCGAAAAGCATAATTAAAAGCTATTGGATAATATGCGCGCAGAGGTAAACAAAAACAGCTGTGCTAGTGGTGTGAAACTATCGCCGACATCAATGGTTTTGGGACGATATGTTAGAGCCACTGTGATCTATTTTATATACTTTTCGCTATATTTTGGAGTCGAGATTAAGTTGgtggtatatttacggtatatcggtatataatggtatattttataaatttcatcaatctttttaatttcattttcaaagcTGAAGAATGGGTAAAGAAATCCAGTAAGAGCAAGTATTTAAGATAAGCCAGAGAAGTAGAAAGTTGGTTTattaattggataaaattatgtgggcagggctgagggATCTATTAAGCTAGTAATATTTGACGgaatataaaaaacgaggaatacGTAAGATGGACCTTGaataattcgtcagtatatttacggtatatttttaaaatgagacggtacaCTTCGGTATATTTATGAGGGTCGGGCGGTATATTTTATGtttatatttgtatattttggTCGGTCACACTAAGCAAAAACGCAACAAAAGGAAAATCGagcgaaattttaattttaatttaatttttggaAAGCAAGTGGCAGATTTGTGTGCAAACTGCATGTGGACCTGGGTAAAGCGTAATGGAGGCAACAGCTGCTAAAACTACCGTCCCCCCcgtcagctccagctccagcacaACATCCAGCGAAAAAATGAACTACGCACTGCAAGTGGCCCTGCAGACGATCAAAGAGCGATGCATACAGCTGCAGCGGAGGGTGACCAGCATGGAGGAGGAGAACCAGCGGCTGCGCGAGGCCAACGCCAAGGGCTCCAGTGGTGTCCAGCCGGgcagtggcggcggcggcgacgaCTCGCTATCCCTGCGCACACAAGTGGCCGAGCTGCAGCGCCAGAAGGAGCAGCTTGAGGAGCACATCGGCATGGTCTCGAACGAGAATCGCAGACTGTGGTCGCGTCTGTCACAAATCTCCAAggaccagcagcaacagcagctgctgctggcacAGGCCCCGGCAAAGGCCGAGGATGCGTCACCCGACTCGCGTGCCAATCAGAATCTTATTCGCTCCAAGACTTTCACACAGCACTCGCCAAATCCGCACTTGCGCCAGAAGATGATCTCAGATGGCCTGAGGGACATCAGTCTCGAGGAGATAGTCCTGGACGACTTCGGGGCCGGCGACACAGAGATGGGCTATCCCTACGGCCTGCCCGTGGAGGAAACGACGTCCAGTGAACCAGATGCCAATTTGGATGCCAAACGTTGCATGGATGGGCTGCAGGACCTGCGACGGGAGGCCttgaagcagcagcaggagctgaGCTCCGCCCTCACGCTGCTGGAGAGCCGCATTGGTAAGCACTCGTATTTCGTCTCATCATCGATGGAAAACTTATAGTTATTGTTATCTTATCTTTTCACAGCACTGCAGCCCTGCCGGGAGTGCGCCCAAAAGGCAGCCAAGAAGCCAGAAATGGCAGATAAGAGCCTCGAAACCGATGAGAGTCTCAACAACGAGCTCAAACTCTACCACAGCGAGCACAATGACACGCTCAATGGCTACAATGGGCATGCCTCCGCCCCACCGTCTAGGATCAATATTATCCAGGAAAAACTGAAGGCCGACGCTGCCGATGCCATGGAGAAGACCTGCCCCATGTGCGGCAAGCTATACTCCAGCCAGGTGTCGTTCAACGCGTTCCGCGATCATGTGGAGATGCACTTCATTGACGATGCCTTAGAGATGGAGATCGACGGCAGTGTGGAGCGCCAATTCGAGTTCGTTTCGCATACGGTGGGCGACTTCTGACCCAACAAACGTATCTATTTCGCCACTGAACTCTGACCAATAACCCAATTCACCATACCCAAAATGATAATGAAACTAGTGTTACTAGTGTTAAAGCAATAGGGTGCATAGAACCGTGCTTCTCGCTTTCCTGTGGAGGCATTGTTACGTTACGTTGCTTTGTTTAAGCAGATAGAATATGAAAACATTAATCAAAATCAGTTGCATTAATTGAATGCTccttttatatatataatgtatTCTTAACTATAGTacgtgtgtatgtatatttaatttttagtAATAGAATGCGAAATACGGATTAAATGTAATGCCTTAAAATGCTAAGCGACTTTCTATTGCCGCAGAAACATTTCGGAGATTCATTCATTCGGCGATGATTGAAAAGTGAAACTAAAAGACTCCTCTCCAGCTCTGTCCGCTCATAATTGTGTGTCCAATATAAGTAGTAATGACAAATGCTTGGCCCATTGTTATACCTAATTGGCGCCTCTTATGCACGCTTCC
This region of Drosophila miranda strain MSH22 chromosome 2, D.miranda_PacBio2.1, whole genome shotgun sequence genomic DNA includes:
- the LOC108156744 gene encoding methionyl-tRNA formyltransferase, mitochondrial isoform X1; amino-acid sequence: MLFGRILVNNFYKYKRKAFQSVCLKITRSISTREPSRILFFGTDNFSLPSLQALHKNCSHNLGVVTSFKSPANCVRTYAEREKLPLQRWPITEDQCTDYDLGVVVSFGHMIPAQIINAFPRGMINVHASLLPLWRGAAPIIYAIMKGDARTGVSIMKIEPHHFDIGAVLAQREVPIRRDIYMPELHASLSLLGADLLVDTVNNLSDRLKNAKPQDNATASYAPKITSKITEILWTELSADELYARHRALYGYKNLTTSFLDKQIQLLELRLPEKHLTVQEPGHFSYQRSRKSLLIGCAQGTQLEVLQVRVEGRKPMSAQDFSNGFLRQARSLQFTHNKQVAC
- the LOC108156745 gene encoding 39S ribosomal protein L32, mitochondrial — encoded protein: MSKNLILSLTNFVRSLERLFLPYGGHPPALALAGFQHEHSSTSSNKRAHEFSLKELIGDGMLWAVPKHRRSVEKRLNRKFGYPEYVWKPLKVKRNIRSCQTCGHDHELGVLCPFCYNKVLKETEQMQAKIQEKLGLDPVDKEVIVLYEGEKAEQTAEQLQGKRIVEMKKPRPMWFTKNLLQKSTQQQSEAKEVKPSDLA
- the LOC108157275 gene encoding protein spindle-F, coding for MEATAAKTTVPPVSSSSSTTSSEKMNYALQVALQTIKERCIQLQRRVTSMEEENQRLREANAKGSSGVQPGSGGGGDDSLSLRTQVAELQRQKEQLEEHIGMVSNENRRLWSRLSQISKDQQQQQLLLAQAPAKAEDASPDSRANQNLIRSKTFTQHSPNPHLRQKMISDGLRDISLEEIVLDDFGAGDTEMGYPYGLPVEETTSSEPDANLDAKRCMDGLQDLRREALKQQQELSSALTLLESRIALQPCRECAQKAAKKPEMADKSLETDESLNNELKLYHSEHNDTLNGYNGHASAPPSRINIIQEKLKADAADAMEKTCPMCGKLYSSQVSFNAFRDHVEMHFIDDALEMEIDGSVERQFEFVSHTVGDF
- the LOC108156744 gene encoding methionyl-tRNA formyltransferase, mitochondrial isoform X2, encoding MLFGRILVNNFYKYKRKAFQSVCLKITRSISTREPSRILFFGTDNFSLPSLQALHKNCSHNLGVVTSFKSPANCVRTYAEREKLPLQRWPITEDQCTDYDLGVVVSFGHMIPAQIINAFPRGMINVHASLLPLWRGAAPIIYAIMKGDARTGVSIMKIEPHHFDIGAREVPIRRDIYMPELHASLSLLGADLLVDTVNNLSDRLKNAKPQDNATASYAPKITSKITEILWTELSADELYARHRALYGYKNLTTSFLDKQIQLLELRLPEKHLTVQEPGHFSYQRSRKSLLIGCAQGTQLEVLQVRVEGRKPMSAQDFSNGFLRQARSLQFTHNKQVAC